The nucleotide window GCTTTGTGCAGGCACTGGATTTTATGCTTCCATTCCTCTGTTGTCGGTCACTTGGGTTTCCTCCTTGTTTTAGCTGTTAGGAACAACTGAGAATCTACTTTCAATTGGATGTGTCTAGAAATAGAATCAGTTGGTCACATGGAGTTTTGTGTGTAATGGCTTGAGAAATTGTCTTTTTCCACTGCGGTTGCACAGTTTCATCATCCCTTCAACAGTGCGCATGCGCCACAGTTCCTCTGCATCCCAGTACATGCCTGCTACTGCACTTTCAACAGTGCGCATGCGTCACAGTTCCTCTCCATCCCAGTCAACACTCCTACTCCTTCGGTTCCTCCTCCACTGCCGCCTTCTAGCCATCCTAATAGGTGGCTTTAGGTTGTCTTTTCAAAAATGTTTAGTAAATttggattattttcttttgtgcttATTGGAAACACACAAATCTGGAAAAAAATTTACGCAAGTTCTTTGCCAACTTTTAGCATTGCTATTagttatttggtttttggttgttgaATATTATCTCCCTCcatattctgaatattaatcacatatctttttgttgttgttgttgttgttgttgttgttgtttttgagacagggtttctctgtgtagccttgtctgtcctggaactctctatagtccagattggcctcaaactcagaaatctgcctgcttctgcctcccaaatgctgggattacaggcacgcaccaccactgcccagcttattaaTTACTTACCAAATATATGATTTACAAATAGTTTTCTTCCACTCTCTaggcttcttttaattttttttaaggcaaggtctcagATGTATCCCTCTGGCTTTAGACTTGGAATCCTGCTACCCCAGTCTTCTGAatcctggagtcacagacaggaaCCCCACACATGGCAAGGCACCTATGTTTTAAGCTTTCTTGAAGTCCAATGATTAGGCtaccttttattttgttatctgTTCATTTGGTGtcacaaaaaaaagaatcattgcCTAATCCACTGCCATAATTATGTTTCCTTATATTTAATTCTAAAATACTTTATAATTTTAGCTTTTACATTTATGCTCTTGATTCAGTTTTTGTATGTTGTATTAGATAAGGATATAACTTCATTCTTTTCCACATGGACATCTGATTTTCTAAGATCTATCGGTTGAAAACAATGACCTTTCCTACAATGAATGGTCTTCAGTCCTCCTCAAAGGTGACTTACCATGTGTATGAGGGATTATTTCTGGGATCTCTATTACTACCCTATTGGTCCAtgtcttagttagaatttctgttgctgtgatgaaacaccatgactaacaagcaagttggggaggaaagggttataaCAAGAAATCCATGGAGCCTGTTTAATGGATAAAGGAATTTATTAAGGGAAAAAACTCACTGTATATAACAAAATAGTCACAGGTTCTGGAATGCTGTTCCAGCCACCTGACTCAGTTCTGTCTCCAAACCACCAGTGAGAGAAGAGAGCTACCtacatgcatctcaggtcttaaggatcCATGAGGCCACGCCTCAGGgccatgtacttcaaggtcataggcaggtggagcagttacctgctgtatctctaggggtggtgcttcaaggccATAGACAGAACAAGTATCCATTACATCTCCCtcctttgtctaaataagaaggttctaacctaatacgaAACTAGATATAATAGGaacgattatcaagtattgttcaggagagggggaagagtaataacctaaacaaaaatagaataataaccagcaagaacaacatcaaacaagagacacatactaaaatccagagatgtccagaacataggtaaatggcatgttacagagatcattccaaaagctatcctatcctgaagaatctgaatctagtacttaatatgttctagctaagatatgagaagattgtaactgtaactatctagtcttcaactccatcaaagacttgagaagaaatataataatacctgagaaaacagaaaatgtaagcaagcaatttccaaaattctgGTGAGAAtaaacagagacagctggcaaccTGGAcggtcacctaaagtttctcagcattgttagGGTATCCAAtgtggctacaggcctagaatatctgcagaccattttcagaagcaggaattttgaaagaccatcttaccttgttttggcaaggttcagtagtcacttttccttgtgtcctgctagTCCAGAAAGGTCAGTGTGCATACTGTCAGAAGTCGAGGCAAGggtagttctttgcccagtaggccattatGTGCCAAGTAGAAGACAAACTTCTAAATGCTGTGTCTTAGAAGATTCTCTTGGGAGTAGATCAGTGCTACCAGGAGCAATTGTATCTCATGTCAGTAGCAATCTAagttaataatacatttaaatgccatattctctaggtctatgaagtgtttgaagattacctatccatctgataTATATTTctgcatatctagaaaacctagCTAATGTGACTATAAAGATGACAAGtatgggtgactattaacctgtaattcttatcaTCCTAAGTAACTCcaagactaaggcttcacattatagAAACAGTCTATAAACAGATGTACAGTTATgggacaatgaccttgaacttgtgacagtATACAAAAACATCTTAATCAGAGTTAGAAATGTATactgcaatatgcaatatgacaacaatatccttaatgtatatcaatatacaaaatattgtaaacagaagtagaacatacacatagtatgacaaatataattttacatttgtatcaatatataaaatatttcaaacaggagtggGAACATAAGTATAATACaaaaaatacagttttgtatttgtaaaGGTAagatacaaattatcttaaataggaatataaaaatggtttacatttgtatcaatatacaagaatccataacagtgcaaattatctaaggctgatattttactaaattagtttactagtatatacaataatctgcCTTAATATATTATATCTATCcattccccctttttttccttaaagagaatattgagtctaaattttattgttccatccccaaccctataaccatctaTCCAtaatacagagaaaaatgaaacctttgggagggGTGGCGTCATTTTTTTTAGAACTGCTTTCTGCTATTTAGGGgatgatggtatctctgtggggttctgtaagaaagcttagatagttaggtctcaataAGGCTAGCTGTAGAGTCTGCagcaagtctcagagtaatgagtaaggttgtctgagattctggctagaaatgtaatatgatggaccatctcatcttgaaACTGTCCtggagagttttcagtccaaagctgatcattgagtaatgtttTTAGGTAtaatggcatcattctggatagagttgttgttgtgggggccccatcttccttctggaaacttcagggattgctattggaaagaattctttttcattgtagaacaCTTGAACGTTATTAGTATCAAATGGAAAGGTTGGACTTATGATGAATCGAGAAAGGATTTCTAGAAAGCAAGGACTAGTGTGGAaaaaaatagaatcttgacaacaatggtccctagattattggttttcttttgtctCACATCAGTTGACTCTTCCAATATAAGATAgaatcttctatttttttcttttagcaatatgcttgggtttagaggaggAGATAGCCATATTTCAACTCCAAAGACAGATTCATTTGTAATTGAATCAGGACCATAACTaatctagagttaaagagatattggTATTAGGCAATGAGATATTACAttgtagagtatattggtaccaataggtccCTTTTCTGTTGTAGACATCTAGGTGTCTGCtgggagatgtctttctgtatgctgtgaaaatatgttgttcccattcattaataaataagctgctttggacTATGGCATGGTAGCTTAGAAGCAGGTAGGAAatctaaggagagagacaggaaagagaaaggccaagtctgctgcccaaggaacaatgTGCTAGTAGACCAGTAAGCcctggaacacatggcaaaacatagattaatagaaatgggttaatttaagatataagagctagctagcaagaggcctgccatagaccatgcagtttgtaaataatattaagcctctgagtgattatcttataagcagctgtggaacCGCGGGGTTGGGCAGAACCAgagaaatcttctgactacagatgtccaaggccttatgatttcctGAAGATGAGTATTTctattatcctggaaagacaaaaaacagaacctTGCCCCGACCTTTGTTGAGGTTTTTCTTGTAGCGTTATTTTGTAGAGTTATCATATcggtttctcctgttcaaatcaatttttattaatttttttggtatccatagctttccttctgcagaaacaaaagcaaaaccccttccccaatgtaggatgtattctggtttccattatgaggtcagcacatctttgaagtaaactggttggtttagttcagaagtttttttgttgttcaatgtctctccacagctgttgtccctttctcatcagcattgagaaaattcaaggttaattaAGCATTATGTAACCTATTATaatgagaaatccacagagtctgtttAATGaataaaggaatttattaggggaaaAATTCACTGTATATAACAGAAAAGTTGCAGGTTCTGGAATGCTGTTCCGGCCACCCGACTCAGTCCCATCTCCAAAACCACCAGTGAGAGAAGAGAGCTGCCTAcctgcatctcaggtcttaagggtccatgaggccatgccccaggggcacgtacttcaaggtcataggcaggtggagcagttacctgctgcatccCTAGGGATAGTGCTttaaggtcatagacagaacagctacccaccacaaagggtttatttgccttatacTTCAgtgttgctgttcatcactgaaggaagtcaggacaggaactcaagcagggctggagcacagaggcaggagctgatacagaggccatggagggttgctgcttattggcttgcttcccatctcttgctcagcctactttcttatagaatccaggaccagcagcccagggatggctccaccccaatgagctgggccctcccccactgatcactaattgagaaaacgccttacagctggatctcatggagacatttcctcaactgaggctccttcctctgatgactctagcttgtgtcaggttgacacacaaaaccagccagtactgTCCTTATATTTGTGTTTAACCTAGTATTCTACAACCTTACTGTTTTCTAGGGTTTGAAATAAGAGAGCATAAGGCTCCAGCTTTGCTCTTATTTTTCAGGATTACGTTGAATATTTGGATATATTCCTTTGTAGTTTCCTATGAATTTTAGAGTGGATTTTCTATTTTGGCAGAAAGCATGATTGAGAGTTTGATAGGAACTGTACAGAGTTTTATGACTGCTTTGAGTAGTTTTGACATCTCATCTATGAATATGAAATGTGTTTCTTCTTATTATGCCTTTTCATTTGGAAATACTTTGTAGTGTCTCTTgtataagtttattttttaacccCCTGGGTTAAATTAATTCCTaagtatttcattctttttaatacTATCATAGATGGAACTGCTTCCATAATTTCATTTCCATATTGTTCATTGTTAGTGTATAGAAATGTACCTAATGCAGGGATGTAGTTCTGCAGTCCAGAACTTGCCAGGGATGTATAAAGCTGTGGATTTTTATTCccaacaccaaggaaacaaggaaaTGCAACTgagttttgtgtgttttgttttctgctctttTGCTGAACTCTTTTATTAATCTAGCTTTCTTTGTGTGTGGAATCTTTAAGTGTTCCTACATAGGCCATGAGTGGAAAGAGATGATTTTATGTCATACTGTGCTACTCGATGCTTCCCTCCCCCCCGGAACTTACAGTACTGTTTTGAACAGACATGGCAGAAGTGGACATCCTTGCCTTGCTCCTGATCTCAGAGGAAAGCATTCATCTTTTGCCATTGAGTATGTGATGCTCACTATGGGCTTTTTGTGCAAAGCTTTTTTATTATATCAAGGTAGTTTGTTTTAATAATACagtatttttaataattctttgagaatttcatatattcacataatgcattttgatcagaTTCACCCCCATTACTCCCCATAACTCTTTCCAATTGGTGTAGTTAAACGTTTTTAAATTTCGAaaggcttcttcctttcctctggcGGCAGCCATCAGGTGAGCCAAGATGGGTGCATACAAATACATCCAGGAGCTATGGAGGAAGAAGCAGTCGGACGTGATGCGCTTTCTCCTGAGGGTCCGCTGCTGGCAGTACCGCCAGCTCTCGGGGGTGCACAGGGCTCCCCGCCCCACCCGGCCTGACAAAGAGCGAAGGCTGGGATACAAGGCCAAGCAAGGTTACGTCATATACAGGATTCGTGTCCGCCGTAGTGGCCGCAAACGCGCAGTTCCTAAGGGTGCAACTTATGGCAAGCCTGTCCATCATGGTGTTAACCAGCTAAAGTTTGCCCGAAGCCTTCAGTCTGTTGCTGAGGAGAGAGCTGGACACCATTGTGGGGCTCTGAGAGTCCTGAATTCTTACTGGGTTGGCGATGATTCCGCATATAAATTTTTTGAGGTTATCCTCATTGATCCATTCCATAAAGCTATCAGAAGAAATCCTGACACCCAATGGATCACCAAACCAGTCCACAAGCATAGAGAGACGCGTGGGCTGACATCTGCTGGCCGCAAAAGCCGTGGCCTTGGAAAGGGCCACAAGTTCCACCACACTGTTGGTGGCTCTCGCCGTGCAGCCTGGAGAAGGCGCAATACTCTGCAGTTCCACCGTTACCACTAATACATGTAATGTTTGTAAAATTCATACCCAATAAACAATTTAGGACCatcaaaaaaaagtttttaaatttcacTGATGTCCTCAGAGAAACATAGTTTGGCTTCGtttatcatcttttctttttttttttttctttctttctttctttttttttctttttcttttttttttttttgagatagggtctcactgtgtagctctggttgtcctggaactcactacctagaccaggctggcctcagactcacagagatataTGTGCTtttgccttctaagtgctaggattaaaggtgtgcaccgccatgcccagctgaaaattttaaaatcagtacACACAATTGTAGGcttcatttgtttctctctctctctctctctctctctctctctctctctctctctctctctctctctctctttggtttttcgagacagggtttctctgtgtagctttgcacctttcctggatctcgctttgtagaccaggctggcctcgaactcacaaagatccgcctggctctgcctcccgagtgctgggattaaaggtgtgcgccatcaccacctggcactTCATTTGTCTCTGTTGGTTCTTCCATCCCATAGTCTTCCCcatcccttttctcttccctcatcACACAGCCCCAGCAgcctcctctctgctttctggtcacATATTTCCTGTTGCACACTCTCTGCAAGACCTCTCTTTTCTCCTGCGTATTCTCCTTACTAGTTTCATAGCCTATACCTGCACTCACCCCTCACCCCCTTACACATGTATAATAGACATTATAGGCTAggatagtggttctcaacttggagttgaatgaccctttcccaggggtctcctaaaaccatcagaaaacacagatatttacattacaattcataacagcagtaaTTTACAgctttgaagtagcaatgaaaataattttatggttgagggagtcaccacaacatgaagaactgtattaaagggttgtagcattaggacagttgagaaccactgggctaggaTCTGCACAGACAGAACAcgttgtgggtggtggtggttattgttgttgttgtctttttgagTAGTTAATATAAAACCTTCCAGATccagcccatgaactgtggactggtggctgtggagcccccatgggactagactaggccctctggatacggaagacggttgtttggctcgaactgtttggggggcacctagGCAGGggaatcgggatctgtccctggtgcatgggcaggcttctggaatccagtgcctgcggtgtgacaccttgcacagccttggtgcagtgggaaggggcttggatctgcctaggctcagtgtgctgggctctgctgactccccatgggagaccttgatttgggggatgtgggaataccgggtggcttggaagagagggctggggggtgggaggagggaggagggtggatcTGTGTATGTGGagtgagcagaaaatttcttaataaagaaaattgaaaaaaaaaagactttccagATCCATCTATTTCattgaaatttttataattttattttttttacagttgaataaaattccattgtgtgtatatgtagcacattttcattatctactcATCTGTAGATGGGCATTTAGgctgatttcatttcctcttttattgTGAATAGTGTAACAATAAACAGGAATGTGCAAGTGTCTGTATAGTAGGACAGACTCATTTCAGTATATGTccaggagtgatatagctggatcagATGGAAGtcggtttttaattttttgagaaacttccatGTTGGGAGGCCTTGTTGGTCAGATGTTGCAGTCTGTGGCCTGGCAGCTCTCTCCAAGCTTGGTAACATGAAGGACTGATTCCCTCCCCAGcaaggcttcctgctctctaACGGCCCTTATTTGGAGGATATCTCTAGGCTGGGATGTCTGACTTATCTCAAGGATGACCCCTGGCGTAGTTCCCTGCACACACTCTTCCCCTGATGCCCACATGACAATTAAGTTAATGTTCTAGCCATTTTGGTAGGGCCATGCTTCCACTAATGATAGAAGCTATATGATAGGagcatgccacttaatgcaaattagggtttgtccccaggcttcccAATTCTATATCCTTCCTAAAACTCGGGAATGAAGTTGAGTTGTCTCACTAAATTTTCTCCTGGAGGGCTATCTCAGTCATATCCACAGCAATCCAAACCCTATTCCCCACTTCAGCTTCCTCCACCCTCCTGGACCAGTGGCCAATAATCCCGAGGAAGAAGGAGAACCTCCATAGTGACTGTAttagtttacactcccaccagtagAGATTAAGTGGTCATCGTTCCCTACCTCcaaatcagcattttttttcttgttggggATGGGGATGGAATTCCAAAatagtttaatttgcatttcctggatggctaaggatgttgtacactttaaaaatatctatctgtggagctggagtgatggctcagtggttaacagaactgactgttcttccagaggacccgggttcagttcccagcacccatagggcagctcccaactgtctgtaactccagttccaggggacccaatacccAGGGCataacaccaatgcacataaaaaaattgtCTGCAGTAGGTGTGGTGATTTACACCTTTACCCCCAGTAGTTGgtacaagaggcagaggcagactgattgttgtaagttccatgccagccagggctgtatagatCTGGTCTCATAACCAAAAAAacgagaacaaaataaaacaccagccaaaatcttttttttccccaagcaaCATCTTATTTGCCGTTTGTGTTTCTGCATTAGAGAACGGTCTGTTCATTTCACTAGTGTATTTATTGATCAGCAGCTTTGGTGttttctggggggggggtgttaatttttgaaattctttGTATAGTCTAAATATTAACCCTCTGTCTGAAAAGGATTTTCTCTCACTCCATGGACTATCTACTCAGTCTGCTAATAGTTTCCTTTGCTATATAGAAACTTtttacttcatgtgattccaatGTCAGTTCTTGGtgctgtttcctatgcagagtctTGTTCAGAAAGTTCCTGCTTGTATCTATTTTTTTGGAGTGTATTACCTGTTTTCCTTTAGCAGtttcagattttaaattatttctgtgaAGGGATCCAACTTCATTTTTCCGCAAATGGATACCAGTTTTGCAGCACCATTTCTTGAATGgcttatctatatctatctatctatctatctatctatctatctatctatctatctatctatctatctatttatgagacagagtctctctatggagtcctggctgtcctggatctcggtctgtaaaccaggctggcctcgaactcacagagatctgcctgcctctgcctcctgagtgctgggagtaaaggcgtgcaccaccaccaccaccacacccaattgTGCTCTTTCTTCTAAGGATTGCTTTGACTATTTGtggtattttgtgttttcatatgaaattTTGGATTATTTTTCCAAGTTCTATGAAGAACATCATTGTGGTTTTGATGGCAACTTCACTGAATttacagattgcttttggtaatataGCCATTTTTACGGTATAAAGTCTGCCAATTGGGGAGCACATGCGGTTTCTTTTCAATATGtggtatcttcttcagtttctctttttaGTGTCttcaggttttcattttaaatggaTTTACCTGTCAGCCACAAGGATTACTCCTTGGTACTTTATTTTGCAGGGGGCTATTGTGAatggaatggtgtgtgtgtgtgtgtgtgtgtgtgtgtgtgtgtgtgtgtgtgtgtttgggggggtctctgagtagccctggctgtcctgggactcactttgtagatcttgctggcctctgccttgagtgatgggatcaaaggtatgcaccaccaggcctggtggttggaatgttttactttttctcttttcctttctttcttccttccttccttcctttctttctttcttccttccttcctttctttctttctttctttctttctttctttctttctttcttttttgtttttttcgagacagagtttctctgtgtagctttgcgcctttcctggatctcactctgtagcccagactggcctcaaactaacagagatccacctgcctctgcctcccgagtgcaggggttaaaggagtgagccaccaccacccggctggaatGTTTTTCAATTCCTTTTTAGCATATGTGAATGCTACTGAGTTTTGTATTCTGCAAATTTCCTTCaactatttattaaata belongs to Peromyscus eremicus chromosome 3, PerEre_H2_v1, whole genome shotgun sequence and includes:
- the LOC131906482 gene encoding large ribosomal subunit protein eL15-like; amino-acid sequence: MGAYKYIQELWRKKQSDVMRFLLRVRCWQYRQLSGVHRAPRPTRPDKERRLGYKAKQGYVIYRIRVRRSGRKRAVPKGATYGKPVHHGVNQLKFARSLQSVAEERAGHHCGALRVLNSYWVGDDSAYKFFEVILIDPFHKAIRRNPDTQWITKPVHKHRETRGLTSAGRKSRGLGKGHKFHHTVGGSRRAAWRRRNTLQFHRYH